The following proteins are co-located in the Candidatus Saccharimonadales bacterium genome:
- a CDS encoding rhodanese-related sulfurtransferase codes for MHKVILYYKFVVLKDPAAIKLWQQELCKRLGLKGRIIVADQGINGTLGGKVGSLKTYIKAIKETGLFKGIKFKWSDGGPDDFPRLSVKVRPELVTLAPEEKFDIFNSSRGLRPKDWHQYLKDHPQTVVLDARNHYESQIGHFKAKNLIKPKINNFREIKPLLEVLPKDQPVLTYCTGDIRCEYLSAYMSHKGFEEVYHLDGGIVKYGQEFKDDGLWEGKCFVFDNRMSLAFSDKVKDIGDCWHCGSATSAYINCADKTCNRLMLVCDDCQGQTACSAGCQTAINQIQHQSA; via the coding sequence ATGCATAAGGTGATTTTGTATTACAAATTCGTAGTCTTAAAAGATCCCGCCGCAATAAAGTTGTGGCAACAAGAACTGTGTAAGCGACTGGGTCTAAAGGGGCGGATTATCGTCGCCGACCAGGGTATTAACGGTACGTTGGGCGGTAAGGTAGGCAGTCTTAAAACATACATTAAGGCCATAAAAGAAACCGGGTTGTTTAAAGGCATCAAATTCAAGTGGAGCGACGGCGGCCCGGATGATTTTCCACGCCTGAGTGTCAAAGTCCGGCCGGAGCTAGTCACGTTAGCACCGGAAGAAAAATTCGATATTTTTAATAGCAGCCGAGGTCTGCGGCCCAAGGATTGGCACCAATATCTGAAGGACCACCCGCAAACGGTTGTGTTAGACGCCCGCAATCATTATGAAAGCCAGATTGGCCACTTCAAGGCAAAAAATTTGATAAAACCGAAGATTAACAATTTCCGGGAGATAAAGCCGCTGCTAGAGGTGTTGCCTAAGGACCAGCCGGTGCTGACGTATTGTACGGGTGACATCCGCTGCGAGTATCTGTCGGCCTACATGAGCCATAAAGGCTTTGAGGAGGTCTATCATCTTGATGGCGGCATTGTAAAATATGGCCAAGAGTTTAAGGATGACGGCCTCTGGGAGGGCAAGTGCTTTGTGTTTGACAATCGGATGAGCTTGGCATTTTCCGACAAAGTTAAAGACATCGGTGATTGCTGGCACTGCGGATCAGCCACCAGCGCTTATATAAATTGCGCGGACAAAACCTGCAACCGATTGATGCTGGTTTGTGATGACTGCCAAGGTCAAACTGCCTGCTCGGCCGGCTGCCAGACGGCTATAAATCAGATTCAGCACCAAAGTGCTTGA
- a CDS encoding YqaA family protein has protein sequence MATAKLTPIKRLYRWFEARADRPNADRALFGFSFIEAIIFPIPPDPLLMAMIFSRPQRWLRLVLITIGASLLGGIFGYILGVGLFETIGQWLIETFNLQAGFNELGQRYQEGAFVVVLTAAFTPIPFKLVTLTAGAFSINFVVFILGALLGRSLRFFGLGYLARYLGENHKTKIEKYIDIVSFMAIALILLALLLV, from the coding sequence GTGGCGACCGCTAAACTAACCCCTATTAAACGGCTCTACCGCTGGTTTGAAGCCCGCGCTGATCGGCCAAATGCCGACCGGGCCTTGTTCGGCTTTAGTTTTATTGAAGCCATAATATTTCCAATTCCGCCTGATCCGCTCTTAATGGCGATGATATTTTCACGCCCTCAGCGCTGGCTCAGATTGGTACTAATAACTATCGGGGCTTCGCTTTTGGGCGGAATTTTTGGCTATATTTTAGGCGTCGGCTTGTTTGAAACTATCGGTCAATGGCTGATTGAAACATTTAATCTCCAAGCCGGGTTTAATGAACTTGGACAACGCTATCAAGAAGGAGCGTTCGTGGTTGTTCTGACCGCGGCGTTTACGCCGATTCCGTTTAAGTTGGTAACACTGACTGCCGGTGCGTTTAGTATTAATTTTGTCGTTTTTATTTTGGGCGCGCTACTCGGCCGAAGCCTTCGCTTCTTTGGCCTGGGATATCTGGCCCGGTACTTGGGCGAAAATCATAAAACCAAGATTGAAAAGTATATCGATATCGTTTCGTTCATGGCGATCGCTCTGATTCTTCTGGCTTTGTTGCTGGTTTAG